A single genomic interval of Musa acuminata AAA Group cultivar baxijiao chromosome BXJ3-4, Cavendish_Baxijiao_AAA, whole genome shotgun sequence harbors:
- the LOC135636427 gene encoding pectinesterase inhibitor 12-like → MGRQHRTASLPLILPVALLLLLGATITEARVLRRVNDRSLFDATSECKKASYPDLCNSLAPSASVGSLTAASIDVATSKAKEAAAISAKLMKAPGTEKLMKSTLCVCRDAFSSVADSLQLSAKNLKDAAHTDLMVNLSAAMSLKANCADAFQDWPGLVSPVADINDHLSKLVSNSLDLASTLKN, encoded by the coding sequence ATGGGTCGACAGCACCGAACCGCCTCTCTCCCACTCATCCTGCCTGTCGCCCTGCTCCTCCTTCTCGGGGCCACCATAACAGAAGCACGCGTCCTCCGCCGCGTCAATGACCGCTCCCTGTTCGACGCCACCTCCGAATGCAAAAAAGCATCGTACCCCGATCTCTGCAATTCCCTCGCTCCCTCAGCGTCGGTCGGGTCCCTGACCGCCGCATCCATCGACGTGGCCACGTCCAAAGCCAAGGAGGCAGCAGCCATTTCCGCCAAGCTTATGAAAGCCCCTGGCACCGAGAAGCTGATGAAGTCCACCCTGTGTGTTTGCCGTGATGCCTTCAGCTCCGTAGCTGACAGTCTCCAGTTGTCAGCCAAGAACCTCAAGGATGCAGCGCACACTGACCTCATGGTGAACCTCTCCGCCGCGATGAGCCTCAAGGCCAACTGCGCTGATGCGTTCCAGGATTGGCCAGGTTTGGTGTCACCTGTTGCCGATATCAACGACCACCTTTCGAAACTGGTTAGCAATAGCCTGGACCTGGCTTCTACTTTGAAGAACTGA